Part of the Rhodothermus bifroesti genome, CGTATGAGCGGCTAGGAGTACTCTATGAAGAACAAGGAGCATTGGAAAAAGCTTTAGCAGCGTTTGAGAAGGCGCGGCAGATTGAGCGTAAGCGAGGGCCAAGCCGAAGGTTAGTTCGACTGGAGCGCCACATAGGATCTCTGCAGCAGCGCATGCAGGAAACGCCGCCCCGAAGCAAGCCTTTGGAAGGCCGATCGGCTGTAGAAGGCAAGGGGTCCAGTAGACCAGTTGGTGCCGTCGCAGAAAAGCGCAGTGGGTGCTTAGGTATATTTATCGTGGGCCTCTGGTTGGGATGGAAGCTGTGGGGATAAGCGGCAAAAATTTCTCCTTGTAGGCAAGAA contains:
- a CDS encoding tetratricopeptide repeat protein; its protein translation is MSTRAVWFARNAQAEALERSGRKQEALALYEANAQEGCDLSFTYERLGVLYEEQGALEKALAAFEKARQIERKRGPSRRLVRLERHIGSLQQRMQETPPRSKPLEGRSAVEGKGSSRPVGAVAEKRSGCLGIFIVGLWLGWKLWG